The Stratiformator vulcanicus genome has a segment encoding these proteins:
- a CDS encoding metal ABC transporter ATP-binding protein, with product MTAAVLSESSRAVKSHATAAPLTVREMTVAYRSKPVVWDVSFELRPSTLTAVIGPNGAGKSTLIKAALDLVTPSSGAAQFWGQQLNSVRRRVAYVPQRTAVDWDFPVTALQVVTMGLYGEIGWLRPILKRHRNRAAEALEQVGLSDLADRQISQLSGGQQQRVFLARALVQDADFYLMDEPFAGVDAATESAIVELLRDLRSRGKSALVVHHDLDTVTNYFDAALLLNMRLVAAGSIAEVFNVENLRRTYGGRLALLDEAGNKMFNAGGQP from the coding sequence ATGACCGCTGCCGTATTGTCCGAATCGTCCCGCGCCGTCAAATCGCACGCCACTGCGGCACCGCTGACGGTGCGAGAAATGACGGTGGCCTATCGCAGCAAGCCGGTCGTGTGGGACGTTTCATTCGAATTACGCCCCTCAACGCTAACGGCGGTGATCGGCCCGAACGGTGCCGGCAAAAGCACACTGATTAAAGCCGCGCTCGATCTCGTCACACCAAGTAGCGGAGCGGCACAATTCTGGGGACAACAATTAAATTCCGTCCGGCGTCGGGTCGCTTACGTGCCGCAACGCACGGCGGTCGATTGGGATTTCCCGGTGACAGCGCTGCAAGTCGTGACGATGGGCCTCTACGGCGAAATCGGCTGGCTCCGCCCGATCTTAAAACGACATCGCAACCGTGCTGCTGAAGCATTGGAACAGGTGGGATTAAGCGATCTGGCTGATCGGCAAATCTCGCAGCTTTCCGGCGGCCAGCAGCAGCGAGTTTTTCTGGCCCGCGCCTTAGTTCAGGACGCTGATTTCTATTTAATGGACGAGCCATTCGCCGGCGTCGACGCGGCGACCGAATCGGCGATCGTCGAGTTGCTTCGCGACCTGCGATCCCGCGGCAAGTCGGCACTCGTCGTGCATCATGATCTTGATACGGTGACGAATTACTTCGACGCCGCATTGCTGCTCAATATGCGATTGGTCGCGGCCGGTAGTATCGCGGAAGTCTTTAATGTCGAAAACCTCCGCCGCACCTATGGCGGCCGGTTGGCGTTATTGGACGAAGCCGGCAACAAAATGTTCAATGCCGGAGGACAACCGTGA
- a CDS encoding type II toxin-antitoxin system VapC family toxin, whose product MAYLLDTNVWIEILRGRAAPSLLRQFRRLRPDKIKLCSVVKAELYSGAERSANRDQNLLEIDRLCSSYESFPFDDQAALIFGKIIADLAREGKPIGAVDIMIASIAIARRQVLITHNISHLGRITDLIIEDWQTLPPSETEETS is encoded by the coding sequence TTGGCTTACTTACTCGACACCAATGTTTGGATTGAGATCCTGCGGGGGCGAGCTGCTCCAAGCTTGCTCCGACAATTTCGCCGACTCCGACCCGATAAGATCAAGCTATGTTCGGTCGTGAAGGCGGAGTTGTACAGCGGGGCTGAGCGGAGTGCGAACCGTGATCAGAATCTCTTGGAGATCGACCGTCTGTGCAGCAGCTACGAATCATTTCCGTTCGATGACCAAGCCGCGTTGATTTTTGGCAAGATCATCGCCGACTTGGCTCGCGAGGGTAAACCGATTGGAGCGGTTGATATTATGATCGCGTCGATCGCGATCGCTCGCCGCCAAGTACTGATCACCCACAACATCAGCCATCTGGGCCGAATCACCGACCTAATAATCGAAGACTGGCAAACCCTGCCGCCATCTGAAACCGAGGAAACATCATGA
- a CDS encoding metal ABC transporter solute-binding protein, Zn/Mn family codes for MKQIAFAVFAAVTITLGSGCDTDDRPRSGTFTEVNEPRFTIVTTTGMITDVVRQIAGPDVRVIGLMKEDVDPHLFKPLRSDVVALNDADVVFYNGLGLEGQMETVLESIASDGKPVRAVTNGIDDSELIRSEEAGSHSATDPHVWMSPKLWRQAIAVVVETLSNHDPDHSGEYEQAAEKYLSQMSVLDEYIEQSINSIPEPQRQLVTAHDAFAYFGRRYGIEVKAVQGITTEAEAGVADINRLVDFIVENEIPAVFVETTISPQTVRAMVEGAADRGKQVAIGTDLFSDAMGPTGTYEGTYLGMLDHNATVITRALGGTAPVDGRVGKLTILPESK; via the coding sequence ATGAAACAAATAGCCTTCGCGGTTTTCGCTGCAGTCACGATCACCCTCGGTAGCGGTTGCGACACCGACGATCGGCCCCGATCAGGGACGTTCACCGAGGTGAACGAGCCGCGATTCACCATCGTGACTACGACCGGCATGATCACCGACGTCGTCCGGCAAATCGCCGGGCCTGACGTCCGCGTGATCGGATTGATGAAAGAGGATGTCGATCCGCACCTCTTCAAGCCGCTGCGAAGCGACGTGGTCGCGCTCAACGACGCCGACGTCGTGTTCTACAACGGCCTCGGGCTGGAAGGGCAGATGGAGACGGTTCTCGAGTCGATCGCGAGCGACGGGAAGCCGGTCCGAGCCGTGACGAACGGAATTGACGATTCCGAACTGATTCGCTCGGAAGAAGCCGGTTCACATTCGGCGACCGACCCGCACGTGTGGATGTCGCCGAAATTGTGGCGTCAGGCGATCGCCGTCGTGGTCGAGACGCTTTCAAACCACGATCCCGACCACAGCGGGGAGTACGAACAAGCCGCTGAGAAATATCTCTCCCAAATGTCGGTGTTGGACGAATACATTGAACAATCGATCAATTCGATTCCGGAACCGCAGCGGCAACTGGTCACGGCCCACGATGCGTTCGCCTATTTCGGGCGGCGGTACGGGATTGAAGTGAAAGCCGTTCAGGGCATCACGACCGAAGCCGAAGCGGGAGTAGCCGATATTAATCGCCTGGTCGACTTCATCGTTGAAAACGAGATTCCGGCGGTTTTCGTCGAGACGACAATTTCTCCGCAAACCGTCCGCGCGATGGTCGAAGGTGCGGCTGATCGCGGCAAACAGGTGGCGATCGGAACCGATCTCTTTTCCGATGCCATGGGGCCGACCGGTACCTATGAAGGTACCTATCTTGGGATGTTGGACCATAACGCGACGGTCATCACGCGGGCGCTCGGCGGCACCGCTCCCGTTGACGGGCGCGTCGGCAAGCTGACCATTTTGCCGGAGTCTAAATGA
- a CDS encoding prenyltransferase/squalene oxidase repeat-containing protein has translation MLLRAVTVFVVVAASRFLPAAELGPDLDELQQSRQQGIEFLRLSQNEDGGWTAPRMVGITGVCTVALLDSGLSADDETVARALSYLKSYRQKDGGIYHPDSSHRNYETCLSVLAFEKANADGLYSKMIEGAENFLRGLQWDEGEGIESTDSDYGGAGYGGHKRPDLSNTQFFLEALKAAGVKEDDPAMQKALIFVSRTQNLESQHNTTANASKIDDGGFFYTAAGEGETKAGTTDNGGLRSYGSMTYAGLKSMIYAGLSKDDPRVSAALEWIKNHYTLNENPNMGKQGLFYYYQTFAKTLEVLEVDRLEDASGVKHDWRKDLAEKLFDLQKPNGSWVNEADRWYEGDPNIVTGYALLALNRCRAK, from the coding sequence ATGTTGCTGCGTGCTGTCACAGTATTTGTCGTTGTTGCAGCCTCGCGATTCCTTCCGGCGGCCGAACTCGGGCCGGATTTGGATGAATTGCAGCAGTCCCGTCAGCAGGGGATCGAATTTCTTCGGTTGTCTCAGAACGAAGACGGGGGCTGGACCGCCCCGCGGATGGTCGGCATCACCGGCGTCTGCACGGTCGCGTTACTCGATAGCGGACTTTCCGCGGATGACGAGACGGTCGCGAGAGCACTCAGCTATTTAAAATCTTACCGTCAGAAAGATGGCGGCATCTATCACCCCGATTCTTCGCACCGCAATTACGAAACCTGCCTGAGCGTCCTCGCTTTCGAAAAGGCCAACGCCGACGGCCTCTACTCCAAGATGATCGAAGGGGCGGAGAATTTTCTGCGCGGTTTGCAGTGGGACGAAGGGGAGGGGATCGAATCGACCGACTCCGACTACGGCGGCGCCGGATACGGTGGGCACAAGCGCCCCGATCTGTCGAATACCCAGTTCTTCCTGGAAGCGTTGAAAGCAGCGGGGGTCAAGGAAGATGACCCGGCGATGCAGAAGGCCCTGATCTTTGTGTCACGCACACAGAACCTGGAGTCGCAACACAACACGACGGCGAACGCGTCGAAAATTGACGACGGCGGCTTCTTCTATACCGCCGCCGGCGAAGGTGAAACCAAGGCAGGCACCACTGATAACGGCGGCTTGCGCTCTTACGGAAGTATGACCTACGCGGGCTTAAAAAGCATGATTTACGCGGGCCTCTCCAAAGATGATCCCCGAGTTTCCGCTGCGTTGGAGTGGATTAAGAACCACTACACGCTTAATGAGAACCCGAACATGGGGAAGCAGGGCCTGTTCTATTACTACCAGACGTTCGCGAAAACACTTGAGGTCCTCGAAGTCGATCGTCTGGAAGACGCCTCGGGCGTGAAACACGATTGGCGCAAAGACCTGGCCGAAAAACTGTTCGACCTTCAAAAACCGAACGGCAGTTGGGTCAATGAGGCCGATCGCTGGTATGAAGGCGACCCGAACATCGTAACGGGCTATGCACTGCTTGCCCTCAACCGTTGTCGCGCCAAGTGA
- the leuS gene encoding leucine--tRNA ligase: MPRYDAHRIEPKWQSYWDEHGTFITPNQPEHQTSAGTYYALDMFPYPSGEGLHVGHPEGYTATDIVSRYKRMRGFHVLHPMGWDAFGLPAEQYAIKTGVHPRETTQKNIATFTGQLKRLGFSYDWSREIATTDPDYFRWTQWIFLQLYDTWYDQTFVWTDASGREIVGKGRPIAELPIPDSVSGEGEEAVRRYQDEHRLAYQSHAPVNWCPELGTVLANEEVNDGKSKEGGFPVERLPLRQWNLRITAYAERLHTELEDLDWPESIKLLQRNWIGRSTGAEVDFLIADRTAGVEGQFEEWKSRRADVGYPERPEANVIRVYTTRPDTLFGATYMVLAPEHPLVDEIVTDEQRAAVEEYRRRTASKSDLDRTDLAKEKTGVFTGAYATNPVNGAAIPIWIADYVLISYGTGAIMAVPAHDERDFEFAKTFDLPIIQVVAADGEAAKSQPAEMPKAFTETGVAINSGDYTGMPTGEFKQRVSDDLEQRGLGKKAINYKLRDWLFSRQRYWGEPFPLWHELDEEGNETGLVRPVEDTDLPVEPPEMEDFKPTGTADPPLSRAPESWLYTTADDGTRLKRETNSMPQWAGSCWYYLRYCDNKNGERFLDPELENYWLPVDLYIGGAEHAVLHLLYSRFWHKVLFDRGHLSTPEPFAKLVNQGMILGEPEMTGYRLASLPGQEQAADFKAADPAGWVSAKDIEKLKDPKSGQEVFTDRNTGRTVIAVQVPDDMVEKQGDHFVLQNSPKIAVDSRSFKMSKSRGNVINPDDVIEQYGADSLRLYEMFMGPLEATKPWQMTGVEGVYRFLARVWRTITDEEADEIRIHPAIKDVELNEEQDRLLHKTIKAVTEDVEKLSFNTAISRMMEFVNAFSAMKTRPRLMAEKFTLLLSPFAPHLAEEVWQLLGHETSLAYEPWPEFDESKLVESTIEIPVQVNGKLRAKIKVAADADPAAMEAAAKADPNVASHLEGKQVIKTIAIPGRMVNFVVKG, from the coding sequence ATGCCTCGCTACGACGCTCACCGGATCGAACCCAAGTGGCAGTCCTATTGGGACGAACACGGTACGTTCATCACGCCGAATCAGCCGGAGCATCAAACATCGGCCGGAACGTACTACGCACTCGACATGTTCCCTTACCCGTCCGGCGAGGGACTGCATGTGGGGCATCCCGAGGGCTATACCGCGACCGACATCGTCAGCCGCTATAAGCGGATGCGAGGGTTTCACGTCCTGCATCCGATGGGCTGGGACGCCTTTGGCCTCCCCGCCGAGCAGTATGCGATCAAGACCGGCGTCCATCCGCGCGAGACGACGCAGAAGAACATTGCCACCTTCACCGGCCAACTCAAGCGGCTCGGCTTCAGCTACGACTGGAGCCGCGAGATCGCAACGACCGATCCCGACTACTTCCGCTGGACTCAGTGGATTTTCCTCCAACTTTACGACACTTGGTACGACCAGACATTCGTCTGGACTGACGCCTCCGGCAGGGAGATCGTCGGTAAGGGAAGGCCGATTGCGGAGCTTCCGATCCCGGACTCGGTGAGCGGAGAAGGCGAGGAGGCCGTCCGAAGATACCAGGACGAGCACCGGCTCGCCTATCAGTCGCACGCACCTGTGAACTGGTGCCCGGAATTGGGAACTGTACTGGCGAACGAGGAAGTGAACGACGGAAAAAGCAAGGAGGGAGGCTTCCCGGTCGAGCGGCTCCCGCTCCGCCAGTGGAACCTCCGCATCACCGCCTACGCCGAGCGGCTGCACACCGAACTCGAGGACCTCGACTGGCCGGAGTCGATCAAATTGCTGCAACGCAATTGGATCGGTCGCAGCACCGGCGCGGAGGTCGATTTCTTGATCGCTGATCGCACAGCGGGTGTTGAGGGCCAATTCGAAGAGTGGAAATCGCGGCGGGCAGACGTCGGCTATCCGGAGCGGCCGGAAGCAAACGTCATCCGCGTTTACACCACTCGTCCCGACACGTTATTCGGGGCGACCTACATGGTACTCGCGCCGGAGCACCCGCTCGTCGATGAGATCGTAACCGACGAGCAGCGTGCCGCCGTGGAGGAGTACCGTCGCCGAACTGCCTCCAAGAGTGATCTCGATCGGACCGACCTCGCCAAAGAGAAAACGGGCGTCTTCACCGGCGCTTACGCCACGAATCCCGTCAACGGTGCGGCGATCCCGATCTGGATCGCCGACTACGTTCTGATCTCCTACGGCACCGGGGCGATCATGGCGGTACCGGCCCACGATGAGCGCGACTTTGAATTCGCGAAGACGTTCGACCTTCCGATCATCCAGGTCGTAGCGGCCGATGGCGAAGCCGCAAAGTCGCAGCCTGCGGAGATGCCGAAAGCCTTCACTGAGACGGGTGTTGCCATCAACTCCGGCGACTACACCGGGATGCCAACCGGTGAGTTCAAGCAGAGGGTATCCGACGATCTCGAGCAGCGCGGGCTCGGCAAGAAGGCAATCAACTACAAGCTCCGTGACTGGCTCTTCAGCCGACAGCGATATTGGGGCGAGCCATTCCCGTTGTGGCACGAACTCGACGAGGAAGGCAACGAGACAGGACTTGTCCGTCCGGTTGAGGACACGGATCTGCCGGTCGAACCGCCCGAGATGGAAGACTTCAAACCGACGGGGACCGCCGATCCGCCGCTGTCCCGGGCTCCGGAGTCGTGGCTCTATACGACAGCAGACGACGGCACTCGCTTAAAGCGCGAAACCAACAGCATGCCGCAGTGGGCCGGCTCGTGCTGGTATTACCTTCGCTATTGCGACAACAAAAACGGAGAGCGATTTCTCGACCCGGAACTCGAAAACTATTGGCTGCCGGTCGACCTTTACATCGGCGGGGCGGAGCACGCGGTCTTGCACCTGCTCTACTCGCGGTTTTGGCACAAGGTGCTGTTCGACCGGGGGCATCTCTCGACCCCGGAACCGTTCGCGAAACTCGTCAATCAGGGCATGATTCTCGGCGAACCCGAGATGACGGGCTATCGGCTCGCGAGCTTGCCCGGTCAGGAGCAGGCCGCCGATTTCAAAGCCGCCGATCCCGCCGGTTGGGTCTCGGCCAAAGACATCGAAAAGTTAAAAGATCCCAAGAGCGGACAAGAGGTGTTCACCGATCGCAATACGGGGCGAACGGTCATCGCCGTGCAAGTGCCCGATGACATGGTCGAAAAACAGGGGGACCACTTCGTCCTGCAGAACAGTCCAAAAATCGCCGTCGACTCGCGATCCTTTAAAATGTCTAAGTCGCGCGGCAACGTGATCAATCCCGACGACGTCATCGAGCAGTATGGGGCCGATTCCCTTCGGCTCTACGAGATGTTTATGGGACCGCTCGAAGCGACGAAGCCTTGGCAAATGACGGGCGTTGAAGGCGTTTATCGCTTCCTCGCGCGGGTCTGGCGAACGATCACCGATGAAGAGGCCGATGAGATCCGGATTCACCCGGCGATTAAAGATGTTGAATTAAACGAAGAACAGGATCGACTGCTTCATAAGACAATCAAAGCGGTGACCGAAGACGTCGAAAAATTGAGTTTCAACACCGCCATCAGCCGGATGATGGAATTCGTCAACGCGTTCAGCGCGATGAAGACCCGTCCCAGATTGATGGCTGAGAAATTCACACTCCTGCTCAGCCCGTTCGCACCGCATCTCGCGGAGGAAGTGTGGCAGCTGTTGGGACACGAAACGTCCCTCGCCTATGAGCCTTGGCCCGAGTTCGATGAGTCGAAGCTCGTCGAGTCGACGATCGAGATACCCGTGCAGGTCAACGGCAAACTGCGTGCGAAAATCAAAGTCGCCGCCGACGCCGACCCGGCTGCGATGGAAGCGGCGGCCAAAGCCGACCCGAACGTCGCGTCCCATTTAGAAGGCAAGCAGGTCATCAAAACGATTGCGATTCCGGGACGAATGGTGAACTTTGTGGTAAAGGGGTAG
- a CDS encoding metal ABC transporter permease produces the protein MTWLALDTSMTLITALAGMACAVPGVFLVLRRQSLMGDALSHTALLGVVGAYWLTARIFAAGWIDSAQWETVLPIALTIGAAVVGVATAVLTEWVSRAGGVEESAGLGVIFTTAFALGLLLLVLMDDQRVHIDPDHVLFGQVETAALHVLPGTGTPRAVIWGGTLLLINSLLVCLAYKELRFAAFDAQAAAAAGLNVRLIYYGLMLMTSVTLVAVFEAVGSILAIAMLIVPAVTARFLTSRLSRLIMIAVAIAAASAVIGHACSIYCVPWLARLIGLDGVREANTAGMTAVVAGAAFTAAFLFGPEGGTLRNLWSSRRRFEPQNAEDPNAILAQQSAEIK, from the coding sequence ATGACCTGGCTAGCGCTCGACACCTCAATGACGCTGATCACCGCCCTCGCGGGGATGGCCTGCGCAGTGCCGGGCGTATTCCTCGTGTTGCGTCGCCAAAGTTTGATGGGAGACGCGCTCAGTCACACCGCGTTACTGGGAGTTGTTGGAGCCTATTGGCTCACGGCGAGAATCTTCGCCGCCGGTTGGATTGATTCGGCTCAATGGGAAACCGTGCTGCCGATCGCACTGACGATCGGCGCCGCGGTCGTGGGAGTCGCAACGGCCGTTTTAACCGAATGGGTCAGCCGAGCGGGGGGCGTTGAAGAGAGCGCCGGTCTCGGTGTGATTTTCACAACGGCGTTCGCTTTAGGCCTACTGCTTCTTGTGTTGATGGACGATCAGCGGGTGCATATCGACCCCGATCACGTGCTGTTCGGCCAGGTCGAGACGGCTGCCCTGCACGTGCTGCCGGGCACAGGGACTCCCAGAGCGGTCATCTGGGGAGGGACGTTATTATTAATCAACAGTCTGTTGGTCTGTCTGGCCTATAAAGAGCTGCGATTTGCAGCGTTCGATGCTCAAGCCGCTGCCGCTGCGGGACTCAACGTCCGCCTGATTTACTACGGCTTGATGCTGATGACGTCGGTCACGCTGGTTGCCGTGTTCGAAGCCGTCGGCAGCATTTTGGCGATCGCGATGCTCATCGTACCGGCCGTGACGGCACGCTTTTTGACGTCAAGATTGAGCCGACTGATTATGATCGCGGTGGCGATCGCCGCAGCCAGTGCGGTCATCGGCCATGCCTGCTCGATCTACTGCGTACCTTGGCTCGCAAGACTCATCGGTCTTGACGGCGTACGGGAGGCGAATACCGCTGGCATGACGGCCGTTGTCGCGGGGGCCGCCTTCACGGCCGCATTTTTGTTCGGCCCCGAAGGCGGCACCCTGCGCAACTTATGGTCCTCGCGCCGCCGATTCGAGCCACAAAACGCTGAAGACCCGAACGCTATACTTGCTCAGCAATCGGCCGAAATTAAGTGA
- a CDS encoding sugar phosphate isomerase/epimerase family protein: protein MNDFNRRTFLQTTAAGALLSTMPTAFGDSSGDASGSVAPGEGLMEFGERASKSELGPKMKLSLAAYSFSKLMKRYPTFEELPQMQSNLVEVIDVAAELNLDGVELTGYYVPGAAQEIQTHFMGETQGSFFEAPPERANYYHRTAVERYLRSLSARAFRLGLDVSGTAIGNDFCLPEGGQRAEQIANCIQWCKFASFMGAPVIRIFAGKVPKGDSEEAALERCIDGIVECLPAAASVGVCLALENHGGITAEADTLLRIVDGVLEKTDHPDYFGVNFDSGNFKNDDPYGELAKIAPYAINAQIKDYIAPNGKKGEPDLDRVVGILKDANYRGYVVMEYEGHGDPRTEVPQWVEKLRKAIG from the coding sequence ATGAACGATTTCAACCGCCGCACTTTTCTTCAAACCACAGCCGCCGGGGCACTGCTCTCAACAATGCCGACTGCGTTTGGGGACAGTTCCGGTGACGCCAGCGGATCGGTAGCTCCCGGCGAAGGACTGATGGAGTTCGGCGAAAGGGCATCGAAGTCCGAACTCGGCCCGAAAATGAAATTGTCGCTGGCGGCCTACAGTTTCAGCAAGCTGATGAAACGATACCCGACGTTCGAAGAACTGCCACAGATGCAGTCGAATCTCGTCGAAGTGATTGACGTTGCCGCAGAATTGAATCTCGACGGCGTCGAATTGACGGGGTATTACGTGCCCGGTGCCGCGCAGGAAATCCAGACTCACTTTATGGGCGAAACCCAAGGGTCATTTTTTGAAGCTCCGCCGGAGCGAGCAAATTATTATCATCGAACTGCCGTAGAGCGGTATTTGCGAAGCCTATCAGCCCGAGCTTTCCGCCTCGGACTCGATGTCTCCGGCACGGCGATCGGTAACGACTTCTGCCTGCCCGAGGGTGGGCAGCGGGCGGAGCAAATCGCCAACTGCATCCAGTGGTGCAAGTTCGCGTCGTTCATGGGGGCGCCGGTGATTCGCATTTTCGCAGGGAAAGTGCCCAAAGGTGACTCGGAGGAAGCCGCACTTGAGCGTTGCATCGACGGAATCGTCGAATGCCTGCCCGCCGCCGCTTCCGTTGGTGTCTGCCTGGCTCTCGAGAATCACGGCGGGATCACGGCCGAAGCGGACACGCTGCTGCGGATCGTCGACGGAGTCCTCGAAAAGACCGATCACCCCGACTACTTCGGCGTGAACTTCGACAGCGGAAACTTCAAAAACGACGACCCCTACGGCGAGCTCGCCAAAATCGCTCCCTATGCGATCAACGCTCAGATTAAGGACTACATCGCCCCGAACGGTAAGAAGGGCGAGCCCGACCTCGATCGGGTCGTCGGCATCTTGAAAGATGCGAACTACCGCGGCTATGTCGTGATGGAATACGAAGGACATGGCGACCCGCGAACCGAAGTTCCCCAGTGGGTTGAGAAACTCCGCAAAGCGATCGGCTGA
- a CDS encoding Uma2 family endonuclease: MSMTDQLPDEVLRIPPIHSHDDFRAWALSEDFPQRGRIDYFDGALEIDMSPEAFLSHGKLKVALTRGLSEAVEDPDRGEVFSDSTLVTVPDVGLSSEPDVGAILHQTVEMGVVRFRQKQGRAGDFIEVVGPPDLVVEVVSDSSVTKDFHRLAEAYFRAGVPEYWIADGRGDAIVFAIMVPGEGEYVETSTDDGGRQWSPLLQAWIHLDVKRTRRQTPRFKLVVAPQQST, translated from the coding sequence ATGTCAATGACCGATCAATTGCCGGATGAAGTTCTGCGGATTCCACCGATCCACTCGCACGACGATTTTCGCGCCTGGGCGCTCTCCGAAGACTTTCCGCAGCGTGGTCGCATCGACTACTTTGATGGCGCGCTGGAGATCGATATGTCCCCCGAAGCGTTCCTCTCGCATGGCAAGCTGAAGGTCGCTCTCACTCGGGGCCTGTCGGAGGCCGTAGAGGACCCTGACCGGGGCGAAGTGTTTTCGGATAGCACGCTCGTCACGGTGCCCGACGTCGGGCTATCGTCGGAGCCCGACGTCGGCGCGATCTTGCATCAGACCGTCGAGATGGGCGTCGTGCGGTTTCGTCAGAAGCAGGGCCGTGCGGGCGATTTCATAGAGGTCGTCGGACCGCCCGACCTCGTTGTCGAAGTGGTCAGCGACAGCTCTGTCACGAAGGATTTTCATCGTCTCGCCGAAGCCTATTTTCGGGCCGGTGTGCCCGAGTATTGGATCGCCGACGGTCGGGGAGACGCGATCGTCTTTGCCATCATGGTGCCGGGCGAAGGCGAGTACGTCGAGACTTCCACAGATGATGGCGGTCGGCAATGGTCTCCGCTTCTGCAAGCCTGGATTCACCTGGACGTGAAGCGAACTCGTCGGCAGACACCGCGGTTCAAGCTCGTGGTGGCCCCGCAACAATCAACCTAA
- a CDS encoding metal ABC transporter permease — translation MTGSCYMTGLFAVADFSERLQRLVLLQDYNTRVVLTGTMLLGIAAGVVGVFLVLRKRALVGDVIGHAALPGIAAAYLIAELIAPGTGRSSPILLTGAAVSGTVGGLCVTAITRYSRVKDDAAMAVVLGVFFGLGAVLFSIVQQVPGGQAAGLNSLLFGKTASMLSSEVWTFGAAAGIVLLICLLMHKELVLLCFDPSFLGSLGHSIVIIDVILMTLVVGVTVIGIQSVGLILVVAALVIPASAARFWTDQVGRMTILAGVFGGLGAGVGVVLSALFPRLAAGALIVLAASAVFFISLIFGSRRGFLPRLWQQHRLARSVARDHLLRGCFEIMEADGRANFGVGGDALSQVEVSRLKYQRDWNDGRLRSVVKDCSAKGYLRSPDGQHILLTSSGLQEAQRLTRNHRLWEIYLLEIADADPAKVDRAADRIEHVLDPALVADLERRFAKSLPERSVPPSPHPVA, via the coding sequence GTGACCGGCTCATGTTATATGACCGGCCTGTTCGCGGTGGCCGATTTCTCCGAACGGCTCCAGCGGCTCGTTCTGCTGCAGGACTATAACACCCGAGTCGTGCTAACAGGGACGATGCTTCTTGGTATCGCCGCCGGCGTCGTCGGTGTCTTCTTAGTATTAAGAAAACGGGCTCTCGTCGGGGACGTGATCGGACATGCCGCCCTGCCGGGCATCGCGGCAGCCTATTTGATTGCCGAACTAATCGCCCCCGGGACCGGCCGCAGTTCACCAATCTTATTGACTGGGGCAGCCGTCTCAGGAACTGTGGGAGGACTCTGCGTGACGGCAATCACCCGCTACTCTCGCGTCAAAGATGACGCGGCCATGGCGGTGGTGCTGGGGGTCTTTTTCGGGCTCGGCGCAGTGCTGTTCAGCATCGTCCAGCAAGTACCGGGAGGTCAGGCCGCCGGGTTAAATAGTCTCCTGTTCGGCAAGACCGCCTCGATGCTCTCTTCCGAAGTATGGACGTTCGGTGCGGCCGCGGGCATTGTACTATTAATTTGCCTCCTCATGCACAAAGAACTTGTGCTGCTTTGCTTCGATCCCAGCTTTCTCGGTTCGCTCGGGCATTCGATCGTAATTATTGATGTCATTTTAATGACTCTGGTCGTCGGGGTGACGGTCATCGGCATTCAAAGCGTCGGCCTTATTTTGGTCGTGGCGGCACTGGTCATCCCCGCATCGGCAGCCCGGTTCTGGACTGATCAGGTGGGGCGAATGACGATCCTCGCCGGAGTCTTCGGCGGACTCGGTGCCGGAGTCGGTGTGGTGCTAAGTGCCTTGTTTCCGCGACTCGCGGCGGGAGCACTCATCGTGCTGGCGGCGTCCGCCGTATTTTTCATCAGTTTAATTTTCGGCAGTCGGCGTGGTTTCTTGCCGCGACTGTGGCAGCAACACCGCCTCGCCCGGTCGGTCGCGCGGGACCATCTGCTGCGGGGGTGCTTCGAGATCATGGAAGCGGATGGCCGTGCAAATTTTGGTGTTGGGGGGGACGCACTCTCGCAAGTCGAAGTCTCCCGATTGAAATATCAGCGTGATTGGAACGACGGACGATTAAGGTCGGTTGTGAAAGACTGCTCGGCGAAGGGATACCTCCGCTCACCCGACGGCCAACACATTTTGCTGACGTCATCGGGATTACAGGAAGCGCAACGACTCACGCGGAATCATCGACTCTGGGAAATCTACCTGCTCGAAATTGCCGATGCCGACCCTGCGAAAGTCGATCGGGCAGCAGATCGGATCGAACACGTACTCGATCCCGCACTCGTTGCCGATTTGGAGCGTCGGTTCGCCAAGTCCCTCCCGGAACGATCTGTCCCTCCCAGCCCGCACCCCGTTGCGTGA